The Campylobacter sp. CN_NE2 genome contains a region encoding:
- the yedE gene encoding YedE family putative selenium transporter has translation MSKLTLNIISGVCLGLFGAVLVYFGNPANMGVCAACFLRDTVGALGFHRAAIVQYVRPEIIGLIIGGFIASLFAKEYKPTSGSSPFVRFFLGIFAMIGALVFLGCPWRAFLRLGGGDMTALLGVLGLFAGVLCGRFFKSKGYALEEVKSVNKAISALPLIIAILLLCALIFGLKLGENAPLFSSTDGPGSKHANIFISLGLAIIIGIAMQRSKFCSVGALSRILDKDFTMFFGIVAVVASATIANLAFSQYNFGFENQPIAHNQMLWNFLGMALSGFCFSLAEGCPGKHLIQTGAGNLSSAIFVMGMACGAAIAHNFLLASSAKGITPYAPYALALGFIFCVFVGLKQRKA, from the coding sequence ATGTCTAAACTTACATTAAATATCATCTCAGGCGTTTGTCTGGGGCTTTTTGGTGCCGTTTTGGTTTATTTTGGAAATCCTGCAAATATGGGCGTTTGCGCTGCTTGTTTTTTGCGTGATACGGTCGGAGCGCTTGGCTTTCATAGGGCTGCAATTGTGCAGTATGTCCGCCCTGAAATCATCGGTTTGATTATCGGCGGATTTATCGCTTCTTTATTTGCAAAAGAATACAAACCAACTAGCGGTTCATCGCCGTTTGTGCGATTTTTCTTAGGAATTTTTGCTATGATTGGGGCTTTGGTGTTTTTGGGTTGTCCGTGGCGTGCGTTTTTACGACTAGGCGGTGGCGATATGACGGCACTTCTTGGCGTTTTAGGACTTTTTGCTGGTGTGCTTTGTGGTAGATTTTTTAAATCAAAAGGTTATGCGCTTGAAGAAGTAAAAAGCGTAAATAAGGCAATTTCAGCCCTACCTTTAATCATCGCTATTTTGCTTTTATGTGCTTTGATTTTTGGGCTTAAACTTGGCGAAAATGCGCCTTTGTTTAGCTCGACTGATGGTCCGGGTTCAAAACACGCAAATATCTTTATCTCGCTTGGACTAGCAATCATCATAGGCATCGCTATGCAACGCTCAAAATTCTGCTCAGTCGGAGCTTTGAGCCGAATTTTGGATAAAGATTTTACTATGTTTTTTGGTATAGTTGCAGTCGTAGCAAGTGCAACTATCGCAAATTTGGCATTTTCTCAATACAACTTCGGCTTTGAAAATCAACCAATCGCTCACAATCAAATGCTTTGGAATTTCCTTGGCATGGCACTTTCTGGCTTTTGTTTTTCGTTAGCTGAGGGTTGTCCTGGAAAACACCTAATCCAAACAGGTGCAGGAAATTTAAGCTCAGCCATTTTTGTCATGGGCATGGCGTGTGGTGCAGCCATAGCACATAACTTTTTACTAGCAAGTTCGGCAAAAGGCATAACGCCTTACGCACCTTATGCTCTTGCTTTGGGCTTTATTTTCTGTGTTTTTGTAGGGCTTAAACAACGAAAAGCTTAA
- the pdxA gene encoding 4-hydroxythreonine-4-phosphate dehydrogenase codes for MGKKNRKNLQHQSVKENQNSGEKSAENKPKIAVSIGDINGVGLEIAIKSHEQICKICEPIYFIGGELLKQGANLLNLSVPKDFKCVSVGESFEIRPGKVGKKSGKFSFLSFVNALNFVAAKKAVAVVTLPVNKEAWKKAKIKYVGHTEVLSDFFKKKAIMMLGCEKLFVALFTDHIALSKVSKKIKSKPLSEFLQNLHKSSGFSRVGVLGFNPHASDNGVIGGSEEKQIKKAINLANLALKKEVFFGPLVPDVAFNPISLKNCNRLVAMNHDAGLAPLKALYFDESINVSLNLPIVRTSVDHGTAYDIAYKGVAETKSYINAVKSALEFASVKFGKNLETKK; via the coding sequence ATGGGTAAAAAAAATAGAAAAAATTTGCAACACCAAAGCGTAAAAGAAAATCAAAATTCAGGCGAAAAAAGTGCCGAAAATAAACCCAAAATCGCCGTTAGTATCGGTGATATAAACGGAGTAGGGCTTGAAATCGCCATAAAATCGCACGAGCAAATTTGCAAAATCTGTGAGCCAATTTATTTTATTGGCGGAGAGCTTTTAAAGCAGGGCGCAAATTTGCTAAATTTGAGTGTTCCAAAGGATTTTAAGTGTGTAAGCGTTGGTGAGAGTTTTGAAATTCGTCCCGGAAAAGTCGGCAAAAAAAGCGGTAAATTTTCGTTTTTATCCTTTGTAAATGCCCTAAATTTCGTCGCTGCCAAAAAAGCCGTCGCGGTCGTAACGCTACCTGTAAATAAAGAAGCGTGGAAGAAAGCTAAAATTAAATATGTCGGTCATACCGAAGTTTTAAGTGATTTTTTCAAAAAAAAGGCGATTATGATGCTAGGTTGCGAAAAGCTTTTTGTCGCACTTTTTACCGATCATATCGCACTTAGCAAGGTCAGCAAAAAAATAAAATCAAAGCCTTTGAGCGAATTTTTGCAAAATTTGCATAAAAGTTCAGGTTTTTCTCGTGTCGGCGTTTTGGGCTTTAACCCACATGCTAGTGATAACGGCGTCATCGGCGGAAGCGAAGAAAAGCAGATAAAAAAGGCGATAAATTTGGCAAATTTGGCTTTGAAAAAAGAAGTTTTCTTTGGACCTTTGGTGCCCGATGTCGCATTTAACCCTATCTCGCTAAAAAACTGCAACAGGCTTGTTGCGATGAACCATGACGCGGGACTTGCGCCTTTAAAAGCGTTATATTTTGATGAGAGCATAAATGTAAGCCTAAATTTGCCGATAGTCCGCACAAGCGTAGATCACGGCACGGCGTATGACATCGCCTACAAGGGCGTTGCAGAAACAAAAAGCTATATAAATGCCGTTAAATCGGCACTTGAATTTGCAAGTGTTAAATTTGGTAAAAATTTAGAAACCAAAAAATGA
- a CDS encoding pyridoxine 5'-phosphate synthase produces the protein MLLGVNIDHIAVLREARRVNDPDILFAMYEAISAGADQITIHLREDRRHINENDAKDIIAHSKVPVNLECSIDEEIIDLVCKFKPSRATLVPEKREELTTEGGLNLENEGVKNAIEKLQDSGIAVSLFIDPSRENIDLSAKLGAKFVELHTGAYSNMFAMLNSNLAKTCYAVKEFDKPQEKLSAMLKDEITRIRHTSAYAKGLGLAVAAGHGLNYQNVSAVIKNSEIFELNIGQSIVARAVFVGLKNAIKEMKELINL, from the coding sequence ATGTTACTTGGCGTAAATATCGACCATATCGCTGTTTTAAGGGAAGCTAGAAGAGTAAATGACCCTGACATTTTATTTGCAATGTATGAAGCTATTTCAGCAGGAGCCGATCAAATCACAATCCATTTGCGAGAAGATCGCCGTCATATCAACGAAAACGATGCAAAAGACATTATCGCTCACTCGAAAGTGCCTGTAAATTTGGAGTGTTCGATAGATGAAGAGATAATCGACTTAGTTTGCAAATTTAAACCATCTCGCGCCACGCTCGTGCCTGAAAAAAGGGAAGAGCTGACAACCGAAGGGGGGTTAAATTTAGAAAACGAAGGTGTAAAAAATGCTATCGAAAAGCTTCAAGACAGCGGGATTGCCGTTTCGCTTTTTATCGATCCAAGTAGAGAAAATATCGATTTAAGCGCAAAACTTGGGGCGAAATTCGTCGAGCTTCACACGGGGGCGTATTCGAATATGTTTGCAATGCTAAATTCGAATTTAGCCAAAACCTGCTACGCTGTGAAAGAATTTGACAAACCGCAGGAAAAACTAAGCGCAATGCTAAAAGATGAAATCACGCGAATTCGACACACAAGTGCCTATGCAAAGGGGCTTGGACTAGCCGTTGCAGCAGGGCATGGGCTAAACTATCAAAATGTCTCAGCCGTCATTAAAAATTCAGAAATTTTTGAGCTAAATATCGGGCAAAGTATCGTTGCAAGAGCCGTTTTTGTCGGGCTTAAAAATGCTATTAAAGAAATGAAAGAGCTAATAAATTTATAA
- a CDS encoding DUF3137 domain-containing protein — MNINELENLRLGILKEVDKAKPLAMLSTFFIPISSFLAFYYSGYDLDISMIYIIAICLMPIFLSIYEIFEMEKIPQIKYDVFARFAIMLPVFFLINFVEKYKTLGFIGTLFLISFSMFFAYKLIVKEIKIKKAKKYKIEFKNQALTPYISSLGYKYSPNGRLESMYIKHSKLFREDINFDYDYTKNGDDKIWGNFDGVKFTFTDILLVDNIKNYAIYGIFFHATFNKNIKSTTFVVSKDAVCDNTKKLKQITMDDTKFNATFNVYCDDVQNAMYILSPAFMKRLLDLKRRLNFPISVSFVGDKIYIFLDTGKDNFEPDIDKSVLHANPAFTIKLELSQFLSIIKTLNLNTRIWKI, encoded by the coding sequence TTGAATATTAACGAGTTAGAAAATTTGCGACTTGGGATTTTAAAAGAAGTTGATAAAGCAAAGCCTTTGGCTATGCTATCTACTTTTTTTATCCCAATTTCATCATTTTTGGCTTTTTATTATTCTGGCTACGATTTAGATATAAGTATGATTTATATTATTGCCATCTGCTTAATGCCGATATTTCTTTCAATATACGAAATATTTGAAATGGAAAAAATTCCGCAAATCAAATATGATGTTTTTGCTAGATTTGCGATAATGCTTCCTGTCTTTTTTTTGATAAATTTCGTTGAAAAATATAAAACGCTTGGTTTTATTGGAACTCTTTTTTTGATAAGTTTTTCTATGTTTTTTGCTTATAAATTGATTGTAAAAGAAATAAAAATAAAAAAAGCAAAAAAATATAAAATAGAATTCAAAAATCAAGCTTTGACACCGTATATATCGAGTCTTGGTTACAAATACTCGCCTAATGGCAGGTTAGAATCAATGTATATAAAGCATAGCAAATTATTTAGAGAAGATATAAATTTTGATTATGACTATACAAAAAACGGCGATGATAAAATTTGGGGCAATTTTGACGGCGTGAAATTTACATTTACGGATATTTTGCTTGTTGATAATATTAAAAATTATGCAATTTATGGTATATTTTTTCACGCAACTTTTAATAAAAATATTAAATCTACAACCTTTGTCGTATCAAAGGACGCTGTTTGTGATAATACCAAAAAACTAAAACAAATCACAATGGACGACACCAAATTTAACGCTACTTTTAATGTTTATTGCGATGATGTGCAAAATGCAATGTATATTTTAAGTCCTGCTTTTATGAAGCGACTTTTGGATTTAAAAAGACGACTAAATTTCCCAATCAGCGTTAGTTTTGTGGGAGATAAAATTTATATATTTTTAGATACAGGAAAAGATAATTTCGAGCCAGACATCGATAAAAGCGTTTTACACGCAAACCCTGCATTTACCATAAAACTGGAACTTTCGCAGTTTTTATCAATCATAAAAACGCTAAATTTAAACACAAGAATTTGGAAAATTTAA
- a CDS encoding DNA polymerase Y family protein, producing MILHIDLDCFFVAAARIKNPSLNGKKVAVVGGGNGTIFDEVNSQKNSNLLKNPNSQNQSNLQNSLNSQNQSNLQKNQPNSQKGVILSASYEARKFGVKSAMPVKTALELCPDLTLVPSDHRFYSELSNSLYKFLYTFTPSIERFSIDEFFLDLKGTKFDENPFEFAKFLQSEVLKRLNLPCSIGICKAKFIAKLATDLAKPFGIRQICDIKNELKSVEISKFAGIGKSTQKTLEKYAIFTIGDALKHKEIFEKLGKNGEKLFARLSGEADDKVEITSKRKSIGFGRTFSPCANRDEIKRKVLIMCRHLTHDTLNLGLNPTSYELKIRYRTRAESSKRKTLDRDFSLNLLSEVMAELFENCDIHKDFEIIHISLNLTNFKDGKECENSLFSLNEDKKQHKLDKTINKIWEKFGLDKLKKATEI from the coding sequence ATGATTTTACATATTGATTTGGATTGCTTTTTTGTCGCGGCGGCTAGGATAAAAAATCCTAGCCTAAACGGCAAAAAAGTCGCCGTCGTGGGTGGCGGAAATGGGACTATTTTTGATGAAGTAAATTCGCAAAAAAATTCAAATTTGTTAAAAAATCCAAATTCGCAAAATCAATCAAATTTGCAAAATAGTCTGAATTCGCAAAATCAATCAAATTTGCAAAAAAATCAACCAAATTCACAAAAAGGCGTGATTTTAAGCGCAAGTTATGAAGCAAGAAAATTTGGCGTCAAATCTGCAATGCCCGTAAAAACGGCATTGGAGCTTTGTCCTGATTTAACGCTTGTGCCTAGTGACCATAGATTTTACTCTGAGCTTTCAAACTCGCTTTATAAATTTTTATATACTTTTACGCCAAGCATTGAAAGATTTAGCATTGATGAGTTTTTTTTGGATTTAAAAGGGACGAAATTTGATGAAAATCCGTTTGAATTTGCTAAATTTTTGCAAAGCGAAGTTTTAAAAAGATTAAATTTGCCGTGCAGTATCGGAATTTGCAAAGCTAAATTTATCGCAAAACTTGCAACAGATTTGGCAAAACCATTTGGAATTCGCCAGATTTGCGACATTAAAAATGAGCTAAAAAGCGTTGAAATTTCTAAATTTGCAGGAATTGGTAAATCTACACAAAAAACGCTTGAAAAATACGCTATTTTCACTATCGGCGATGCATTAAAACATAAAGAAATTTTTGAAAAACTCGGCAAAAACGGCGAAAAACTTTTTGCAAGATTAAGCGGCGAAGCAGATGATAAAGTCGAAATAACTAGCAAACGCAAGAGTATCGGCTTTGGACGGACATTTTCGCCATGTGCAAACAGAGACGAGATAAAACGAAAAGTTTTGATAATGTGTCGCCATTTGACACACGATACACTAAATTTAGGACTAAATCCGACAAGCTATGAGCTAAAAATTCGCTACCGAACAAGAGCCGAGAGTTCTAAAAGAAAAACGCTAGATAGGGATTTTTCTTTAAATTTGCTAAGCGAAGTTATGGCAGAGCTTTTTGAGAATTGCGATATTCATAAGGATTTTGAGATTATTCATATTAGCCTAAATTTGACGAATTTCAAAGACGGAAAAGAGTGTGAAAATTCGCTTTTTTCCTTAAATGAAGATAAAAAACAACATAAACTTGATAAAACAATCAATAAAATTTGGGAAAAATTTGGACTAGATAAACTAAAAAAAGCAACAGAGATTTAG
- the selB gene encoding selenocysteine-specific translation elongation factor → MQTVIIGTSGHIDHGKTALIRALNGFEGDELQDEKERGITINLSFSNLKGGENNIAFIDVPGHENLVKTMISGAYGFDVCMLVVSCDDGLMPQSKEHIAILSLLSIKSIILCITKCDLCDTARANEVLKECENFIKNFSNLQILNSFFLSIKDQNSINELKNYLFTLNPKPRNADGIFRYYIDRVFSIDGAGTIVTGSLISGQIAKNDKIYNCDLDEIYGVKNIQIHDENAEFATSPNRVALNLSGADKARLKSGQILTKKGFFRGFNSIDCKFFGDISHNENVLFCVGSKQISAKCLILKDNKAKFEENFDFSTPKIVSFKFEKPVFLMFDEPFVVLKNSRLCGGGTILNSVSEPLKKEPKLSLLKSLLNGDFLEAFKILSSFHKHGFGLYSSYQRFGISCEAALQIARNLKGVFLDEENFCVYDLGAISDIKEFVKFIISKNNLAVFSGASIALKLPWASENLANFALNELANDGIIAKFGGVYIKNGIDYEQLSQNLENRIFEILQKGGIAPLAPYNIYDELEIDRSSGDSALKKLTKAKKVIRLEHNLFITSFNLDLVVKKFYEMIKNDGFIDVASVKNHFGLSRKFAVCYLEYLDKFGDIENIENKRFLKK, encoded by the coding sequence TTGCAAACTGTTATAATAGGCACCTCTGGACACATAGATCACGGAAAAACAGCGTTAATAAGGGCGTTAAACGGCTTTGAAGGCGACGAACTGCAAGATGAAAAAGAACGGGGCATTACCATAAATTTAAGTTTTTCAAATTTAAAGGGTGGCGAAAACAATATCGCATTTATCGATGTTCCGGGTCATGAAAATCTCGTTAAAACGATGATTAGCGGGGCGTATGGTTTTGATGTTTGTATGCTTGTTGTAAGTTGTGATGACGGACTTATGCCACAGAGTAAAGAGCATATTGCGATTTTGTCGCTTCTTAGTATTAAAAGCATTATTTTGTGTATCACAAAGTGCGATTTATGCGATACTGCACGAGCAAATGAAGTTTTAAAAGAGTGCGAAAATTTCATCAAAAATTTCTCAAATTTGCAAATTTTGAACTCATTTTTTCTAAGTATAAAAGATCAAAACAGCATAAATGAGCTAAAAAACTACCTTTTTACACTAAATCCAAAACCAAGAAATGCCGATGGAATTTTTCGTTATTATATCGATAGGGTTTTTTCTATTGACGGGGCAGGAACTATCGTAACTGGGAGCTTAATCAGTGGTCAAATCGCAAAAAACGATAAGATTTATAACTGCGATTTGGACGAAATTTACGGCGTCAAAAATATCCAAATTCACGATGAAAATGCCGAATTTGCAACCTCTCCAAATAGAGTAGCGCTAAATTTAAGCGGTGCAGATAAAGCTAGGCTAAAATCCGGGCAAATTTTAACTAAAAAAGGTTTTTTTAGGGGATTTAATAGCATTGATTGCAAATTTTTTGGTGATATTTCGCATAACGAAAATGTCCTATTTTGCGTAGGTTCAAAGCAAATTTCGGCAAAATGTTTGATTTTAAAAGATAATAAAGCCAAATTTGAAGAAAATTTTGATTTTTCAACCCCAAAAATTGTTTCTTTTAAATTTGAAAAACCTGTGTTTTTGATGTTTGATGAGCCTTTTGTTGTGCTTAAAAATTCCCGTTTGTGTGGTGGCGGAACCATCTTAAACTCAGTTAGCGAACCATTAAAAAAAGAGCCAAAACTCTCTCTTTTAAAATCGCTTTTAAATGGTGATTTTTTGGAAGCATTTAAAATTTTAAGCTCATTTCATAAACACGGATTTGGGCTTTATTCGTCTTATCAAAGATTTGGAATTTCGTGTGAAGCTGCCCTGCAAATAGCACGAAATTTAAAAGGCGTTTTTTTGGACGAAGAGAATTTTTGCGTTTATGATTTAGGGGCTATTAGCGACATAAAAGAATTTGTTAAATTTATTATTTCTAAAAACAATCTTGCCGTATTTTCCGGCGCAAGTATCGCTTTAAAACTTCCTTGGGCAAGTGAAAATTTGGCAAATTTTGCGCTAAATGAGTTAGCAAATGACGGTATTATTGCTAAATTTGGCGGGGTTTATATCAAAAACGGGATTGATTACGAGCAGTTGTCGCAAAATTTAGAAAATCGAATTTTTGAAATTTTGCAAAAAGGTGGCATTGCGCCGCTTGCGCCGTATAACATTTATGACGAGCTTGAAATCGATCGCAGTAGTGGCGATAGTGCGCTAAAAAAACTTACAAAGGCAAAAAAGGTTATTCGCTTAGAGCATAATCTTTTTATAACTTCATTTAACCTTGATTTGGTTGTAAAAAAGTTTTATGAAATGATTAAAAATGACGGATTTATCGATGTCGCAAGTGTAAAAAATCATTTTGGATTAAGCCGTAAATTTGCCGTTTGTTACCTTGAATATTTGGATAAATTTGGCGATATTGAAAATATCGAAAATAAAAGATTTTTGAAAAAATAA
- a CDS encoding Ppx/GppA phosphatase family protein, with amino-acid sequence MIFGIDLGSNTLRGVLMNKNGKILKSAEFIVGSARNLQAGGDLDIDAILRIKSALKKMDKIFDFKSCENSVCVATEAFRMAKNSAEFFDEIWREFGVEFKIIDGDDEAKFVRLGILNRLKLLNLNAKNPLCIDLGGASTEISNNERSKSFKFGIVRFCNEFSEFNDKIKNANLIVSEARNFINSLKFDKIVLTSGVPTTMVALRKNLSYESYQSDLINGENLEFGEFDFWLERILNFSDKEAILKLGENRKDLMIAGIMLLKSLLQDFAKTEFIVVDDGLREGICIEFINKLK; translated from the coding sequence ATGATTTTTGGGATTGACCTTGGTTCAAATACCTTGCGTGGCGTTTTGATGAACAAAAATGGCAAAATCCTTAAAAGCGCCGAATTTATCGTAGGAAGTGCTAGAAATTTGCAAGCTGGTGGCGACCTTGACATTGACGCGATTTTACGCATAAAATCGGCATTAAAAAAAATGGATAAAATTTTTGATTTTAAATCGTGTGAAAATTCCGTGTGCGTGGCGACAGAAGCCTTTCGTATGGCAAAAAATTCGGCTGAATTTTTTGATGAAATTTGGCGTGAATTTGGCGTAGAATTTAAAATCATAGACGGAGATGATGAAGCGAAATTTGTGCGTTTGGGGATTTTAAATCGTTTAAAACTTTTAAATTTAAATGCGAAAAATCCGCTTTGTATCGATCTTGGCGGGGCTAGCACCGAGATTTCAAATAATGAACGCTCAAAAAGTTTTAAATTTGGCATTGTGAGATTTTGTAACGAATTTAGCGAATTTAACGATAAAATTAAAAATGCAAATTTGATTGTGAGCGAAGCTAGAAATTTTATAAATTCGCTTAAATTTGATAAAATCGTGCTGACTTCGGGAGTGCCGACGACGATGGTTGCTCTGCGAAAAAATCTCTCGTATGAAAGCTATCAAAGCGATTTGATTAATGGCGAGAATTTGGAGTTTGGCGAATTTGATTTTTGGCTTGAAAGGATTTTAAATTTTAGCGACAAAGAAGCCATTTTGAAGCTTGGCGAAAATCGAAAAGATTTGATGATTGCGGGGATTATGCTTTTAAAATCGCTTTTGCAGGATTTTGCGAAAACCGAATTTATCGTAGTTGATGACGGACTTAGAGAAGGAATTTGTATTGAGTTTATTAATAAGTTGAAATGA
- the glnA gene encoding type I glutamate--ammonia ligase: MGKFVSGVDEFFKFCDEHEVAFVDFRFTDLKGTWHHMSYNYKRLDRNFADGIPFDGSSVDAWQPIDKSDMMLKPDVDTTFLDPFTADVTAVVICDVYDIYKNELYEKCPRSIAKKAEAFLKTTGLGDTCYFGAENEFFVFDDVKIVDSMNCAMYDVDTEEGSWNSGKKYKDGFNSGHRPGIKGGYFPVAPIDTMVDLRAEMLQVLEQVGLETFICHHEVGQGQGEIGVKFGTLVEAADNVQIYKYVVKMVAHLNGKTATFMPKPLYGENGSGMHVHQSIWKNGKNIFYGKGGYANLSDEARWYIGGVLKHARSVAAFTNPSTNSYKRLIPGFEAPSILTYSSQNRSASIRIPYGSGEKSVRAEMRFPDSTACPYLAFAAMLMAGIDGIKNKFEPVGPMDEDLFKLHLDEIRERGIEQLPHTLRGSLEAVIRDNAYLKPIMTDEFIQTYQHFKFETQVWPYECRPTPFEFATCYSC, encoded by the coding sequence ATGGGTAAATTTGTTAGCGGTGTTGATGAATTTTTCAAATTTTGCGATGAACACGAAGTTGCGTTTGTGGATTTTAGATTTACGGATTTAAAAGGCACTTGGCACCACATGTCTTATAACTACAAAAGACTTGATAGAAATTTTGCAGACGGAATTCCATTTGACGGCAGTAGCGTCGATGCGTGGCAGCCGATCGATAAATCAGATATGATGTTAAAGCCTGATGTCGATACGACTTTCTTAGACCCATTTACAGCTGATGTTACGGCTGTGGTGATTTGCGATGTTTATGACATTTACAAAAACGAACTTTACGAAAAATGCCCTAGATCGATAGCAAAAAAAGCAGAAGCTTTCTTAAAAACAACAGGTCTAGGTGATACCTGCTATTTTGGCGCAGAGAACGAATTTTTCGTATTTGACGATGTTAAAATCGTCGATAGTATGAACTGCGCTATGTATGATGTCGATACGGAAGAAGGCTCATGGAATAGTGGTAAAAAATACAAAGACGGCTTTAACTCGGGTCATCGCCCTGGCATAAAAGGCGGTTATTTCCCTGTTGCGCCGATTGATACTATGGTTGATTTAAGGGCTGAAATGCTTCAAGTTTTAGAGCAAGTTGGCTTGGAAACTTTCATTTGCCACCACGAAGTAGGTCAAGGTCAGGGCGAAATCGGCGTGAAATTTGGCACTTTGGTCGAAGCAGCCGATAATGTGCAAATTTACAAATATGTCGTAAAAATGGTCGCTCACCTAAACGGCAAAACGGCTACTTTCATGCCAAAACCGCTTTACGGCGAAAACGGAAGCGGTATGCATGTGCATCAATCAATCTGGAAAAACGGCAAAAATATATTTTACGGCAAGGGCGGTTACGCGAATTTAAGCGATGAAGCTAGATGGTATATCGGCGGCGTTTTAAAACACGCTAGAAGCGTTGCCGCTTTTACAAACCCAAGCACAAACTCATACAAACGCTTGATTCCGGGCTTTGAAGCGCCAAGCATTTTAACTTATTCGAGCCAAAATCGCTCAGCTTCTATCCGTATCCCTTACGGAAGCGGCGAAAAATCAGTTAGGGCTGAAATGCGCTTCCCTGATAGCACAGCTTGTCCATATTTAGCGTTTGCAGCTATGTTAATGGCAGGGATCGATGGTATAAAAAATAAATTTGAACCGGTCGGACCAATGGATGAAGATTTGTTTAAGCTTCATTTGGACGAAATTAGAGAGCGTGGTATAGAGCAGCTTCCGCACACTTTGCGTGGTTCGCTTGAAGCGGTCATTCGCGATAATGCTTACTTGAAGCCGATTATGACTGACGAATTTATACAAACTTATCAACATTTTAAATTTGAAACGCAGGTGTGGCCGTATGAGTGCAGACCGACGCCGTTTGAATTTGCTACTTGTTATTCTTGTTAG
- the selA gene encoding L-seryl-tRNA(Sec) selenium transferase, with amino-acid sequence MEISLPKIDKIANLKEFASCNKNKILSLAKEIIAKERRKAMQNKPYLGENEIIQKIKNEYEKFENLALKPLINATGVVIHTNLGRSVISAEILKRSEKNITNYSNLEFDLNTGKRGNRYDFIGARLANFFGFEDALVVNNNASAVFLVFNTFAKGFEAIVSRGELVEIGGSFRVPEVMASSGAILREVGTTNKTKISDYEANLNENTKMLVKIHRSNFDIVGFSEETDIFEISNLAKKHKLIDYFDLGSAAALNLGKFSKNEVNIKKLAKSGVSLISFSGDKLFGSVQCGIILGKKKLISQLRKNQLLRMLRVDKITISLLDECINAYENGEISLIPTVFQIQKSINELKKSAEFVQKNIKFKTQILPSKSFVGGGSLPNVSYDTVVLAFCIDKRATILQSEFRKLGIIGRIEDDKFCLDFRSIFDKDLQILVEKINSLQG; translated from the coding sequence ATGGAAATCTCTTTACCAAAAATCGATAAAATCGCAAATTTGAAAGAATTTGCTAGTTGCAATAAAAACAAAATTTTATCACTTGCAAAAGAAATTATCGCAAAAGAGCGAAGAAAAGCTATGCAAAACAAGCCATATTTGGGCGAAAATGAGATTATTCAAAAAATCAAAAATGAGTATGAAAAATTTGAAAATCTTGCCTTAAAACCACTTATAAATGCAACAGGCGTGGTGATTCACACAAATCTTGGCAGAAGCGTGATTTCGGCTGAAATTTTAAAACGAAGTGAAAAAAATATCACAAATTATTCGAATTTAGAATTTGATTTAAACACAGGCAAACGGGGTAATCGCTACGATTTCATCGGGGCAAGATTAGCAAATTTTTTTGGATTTGAAGATGCGCTTGTAGTAAATAATAACGCAAGTGCCGTATTTTTGGTCTTTAACACTTTTGCAAAAGGATTTGAAGCCATTGTTAGCAGGGGCGAACTAGTCGAAATCGGTGGTAGTTTTAGAGTGCCGGAAGTCATGGCTAGTTCTGGTGCGATTTTAAGGGAAGTTGGTACTACAAATAAAACAAAAATTTCAGATTACGAAGCAAATTTGAACGAAAATACAAAAATGCTTGTCAAAATTCATCGTTCAAATTTCGATATTGTCGGATTTAGCGAAGAAACGGACATTTTTGAAATTTCAAATTTGGCTAAAAAACACAAGTTGATTGATTATTTTGATTTAGGAAGTGCAGCTGCGCTAAATTTAGGCAAATTTAGCAAAAACGAAGTAAATATCAAAAAACTAGCTAAAAGTGGGGTTTCGCTTATTAGTTTTAGTGGCGATAAGCTTTTTGGCTCGGTTCAGTGTGGCATCATTTTAGGCAAAAAAAAGTTGATTTCGCAACTTCGCAAAAATCAGCTTCTTAGAATGCTAAGGGTTGATAAAATCACCATTTCACTGTTAGATGAGTGTATAAATGCTTATGAAAATGGCGAAATAAGTCTAATACCAACTGTTTTTCAAATTCAAAAAAGTATAAATGAGCTTAAAAAAAGTGCCGAATTTGTTCAAAAAAATATCAAATTTAAAACGCAAATTTTGCCTTCGAAATCTTTTGTCGGCGGCGGGAGTTTGCCAAATGTAAGCTACGATACAGTAGTTTTGGCTTTTTGCATTGATAAAAGGGCTACTATTTTGCAAAGCGAATTTAGAAAATTAGGAATTATCGGTCGCATTGAAGATGATAAATTTTGTCTTGATTTTCGCTCGATTTTTGATAAAGATTTGCAAATTTTAGTTGAAAAAATCAACTCTTTACAAGGATAA